Proteins encoded together in one Xiphophorus maculatus strain JP 163 A chromosome 13, X_maculatus-5.0-male, whole genome shotgun sequence window:
- the otud6b gene encoding OTU domain-containing protein 6B, which produces MEEETPEELLMKRHRKEKKDLQAKIQGMKNSVPKNDKKRRKQLTEEIAKLESDLSQKHEEELKQLKSKAETKVEEVVNCVETIKLEGGEQEETKQPRVTKAQKRRDKKAAQEKERESRIAEAEVQNLQGVRHQEGLKLAQNLAQQQLQIKEISSDGHCMYRAIEDQLAQRLKSGLKMSVKELRSRTAEHMRNHADDFLPFLTNPNTGDMFTTDEFEKYCSDVEHTAAWGGQLELRALTQVLNLPIEVIQADSPSIRIGEEYDGEVITLVYMRHAYGLGEHYNSVERLKDSTGAEDN; this is translated from the exons atggaggaggagacgccAGAGGAGCTGCTGATGAAGCGGCACCGTAAAGAGAAGAAAGACCTGCAGG caaagatCCAGGGTATGAAAAACTCCGTCCCTAAAAATGacaagaagaggagaaaacagcTGACGGAGGAAATAGCAAAGTTAGAATCGGATCTCAGTCAGAAGCATGAGGAGGAACTCAAGCAGCTGAAGTCTAAAGCTGAAACAAAG gtggaggaggtggtgAACTGTGTGGAGACCATAAAGCTGGAAGGTGGAGAACAAGAAGAGACCAAACAACCACGAGTAACTAAAGCACAGAAGCGAAGG GACAAGAAGGCTGCacaggagaaggagagagaaagcAGGATAGCAGAGGCAGAGGTGCAGAACCTGCAGGGCGTGAGGCACCAGGAGGGTTTAAAGCTAGCTCAGAATCTTGCCCAGCAACAGCTTCAGATAAAGGAGATTTCATCTGATGGACACTGCATGTACCGTGCCATTGAAGACCAGCTAGCACAGCGATTAAAG TCTGGGCTAAAGATGAGTGTGAAGGAGCTCCGATCCCGCACTGCTGAACACATGAGAAACCATGCTGACGACTTTCTGCCTTTCCTCACTAACCCAAACACTGGGGACATGTTCACAACTG aCGAGTTTGAGAAATACTGCAGCGATGTGGAGCACACAGCAGCTTGGGGTGGCCAGCTGGAA CTCCGAGCTTTGACTCAGGTGCTAAATTTGCCAATAGAAGTGATCCAGGCCGACTCCCCATCAATCAGGATTGGAGAGGAATATGATGGTGAAGTCATCACTCTTGT ATATATGCGTCATGCCTATGGTCTAGGAGAGCACTACAACAGTGTGGAGCGGTTAAAGGATTCAACCGGTGCTGAAGACAACTGA
- the lrrc69 gene encoding leucine-rich repeat-containing protein 69 produces MAYGVALRGTAVRALCGKGNSLNLNSNGLKSVPEFVSRFPNLSVLLLCHNSISALPTHLQSLCHLTELNLGNNALREFPAVLSHLGSLRKLYLYRNKIDVVSPDAIGHLGNLVVLNLNHNNIQRLPPEIGRLRKLQQLSMLDNKLEELPGEVGCLKKLSELNLTFNNLSRLPRQLYFCRNLIKLYAARNRLTNLPEGITALVKLRVLDVAGNMLSIFPMEFHLLHLKELYCEENWLIKLKPVPILPHPENLSLKELAARFVLLEVRKQFSLINLSLPHYPELNDLLSGSNCCTECNGPFLNTWVECVHFVNLKKDMNLRSSLTIPVRSLLCSYKCFRAQGPCYYAVERK; encoded by the exons ATGGCCTATGGTGTAGCTCTTAGAGGAACCGCGGTCAGAGCTTTATGTGGCAAAGGAAACTCTTTAAATCTGAATTCAAATGGGTTGAAGAGTGTTCCTGAGTTTGTTTCCAGATTCCCAAACCTCTCAGTCCTTCTGTTGTGCCACAACTCTATCTCTGCCCTCCCAACCCACCTCCAGTCTCTGTGTCAC CTAACAGAACTGAATTTGGGAAATAATGCCCTGAGGGAGTTCCCTGCAGTTCTCAGCCACCTGGGTTCACTGAGAAAACTCTATCTCTACCGCAACAAAATTGATGTGGTGTCACCTGATGCAATTG GTCACTTAGGAAACCTTGTTGTCCTCAATCTCAACCACAACAACATTCAAAGGTTACCACCAGAAATTGGCAG GCTGAGGAAGCTTCAGCAACTCAGTATGCTTGATAACAAGCTGGAGGAGCTTCCTGGTGAAGTTGGTTGTCTTAAAAAGCTATCTGAGCTCAACCTTACCTTTAACAATCTCTCAAGGCTACCTCGGCAGCTGTACTTTTGCAGAAACCTCATAAAGCTGTACGCAGCCAGAAACAGGCTGACAAACCTGCCAGAG GGAATAACAGCTCTTGTTAAACTTCGAGTTCTGGATGTGGCTGGGAACATGCTGTCCATATTTCCTATGGAG TTCCACCTGCTGCACCTGAAGGAGCTGTACTGTGAGGAGAACTGGCTGATTAAACTTAAACCGGTGCCAATACTGCCGCATCCTGAGAACCTGTCACTGAAG GAACTGGCTGCCAGGTTTGTTTTGTTAGAAGTCAGAAAGCAGTTCTCTCTGATCAACTTGAGTCTCCCTCACTACCCAGAGCTGAATGACCTGTTGTCCGGCAGCAACTGTTGTACAGAGTGCAATGGCCCCTTCCTCAATACATGGGTGGAGTGTGTGCATTTTGTCAATCTGAAGAAG GACATGAATCTGAGGAGTAGTCTCACTATTCCAGTCCGGTCTCTCCTGTGTTCATACAAATGCTTCAGAGCACAAGGACCCTGCTACTATGCCGTTGAGAGGAAATAA